A stretch of DNA from Candidatus Binatia bacterium:
ATATTCGGCTACCACCGCACCCCGTTGAGACTGTTCAGTCGCCCCTTGCGCGTGCTCTCCGTCAACTTCGCAACTTCTGCCCTTACTCGATGATCTTAGCGACGACGCCGGCACCGACCGTGCGTCCGCCCTCGCGAATCGCAAACCGCAGCCCCTCGTCCATCGCGATCGGCGTGATCAGCGCCACCGACACCCGCACGTTGTCCCCCGGCATCACCATCTCCGTCCCCTCCGGCAACGTCACCACCCCCGTCACGTCCGTCGTCCGAAAGTAAAACTGCGGCCGATACCCCT
This window harbors:
- the tuf gene encoding elongation factor Tu (EF-Tu; promotes GTP-dependent binding of aminoacyl-tRNA to the A-site of ribosomes during protein biosynthesis; when the tRNA anticodon matches the mRNA codon, GTP hydrolysis results; the inactive EF-Tu-GDP leaves the ribosome and release of GDP is promoted by elongation factor Ts; many prokaryotes have two copies of the gene encoding EF-Tu), with translation GYRPQFYFRTTDVTGVVTLPEGTEMVMPGDNVRVSVALITPIAMDEGLRFAIREGGRTVGAGVVAKIIE